A stretch of Blautia liquoris DNA encodes these proteins:
- a CDS encoding energy-coupling factor transporter transmembrane component T: MNQQVKRMDAFAQCHPAINFFYFMTVILVSMFISHPILLGISFLGAFSYAVYLKGAGNVFKFNLLFTLPAMIIVAFINPAFNHYGVTTLFYLKTGPVTLEATVYGVVLSSMLFIAILWFTCYNEVMTTDKFVYLFGRIIPALSLILSMVFRFVPRFGAQLKVIRNGQKAVGRDMSNGNLLQKIKYGIKILSILVTWALENAIETSDSMRARGYGLKGRTAFSIFRFDNRDKLITAVLLGLMGICGAGFAHGAAFAQYNPIIKMGGIPLKGFNLICDLSWALFCFFPAALNLYENRKFKNLERKANQMRNLPWYLTDLRQEG, translated from the coding sequence ATGAATCAACAAGTGAAAAGAATGGATGCCTTTGCGCAATGCCATCCCGCTATTAATTTTTTCTATTTTATGACTGTGATTTTGGTATCCATGTTTATCAGTCATCCCATTTTACTGGGAATTTCGTTTTTGGGAGCCTTCAGTTATGCCGTTTATCTAAAAGGAGCAGGGAATGTCTTCAAATTTAATCTTCTGTTTACGCTTCCGGCAATGATTATCGTGGCATTTATCAACCCCGCATTTAATCATTACGGAGTGACAACTTTGTTTTATTTGAAAACAGGACCGGTGACACTGGAGGCAACGGTATATGGAGTGGTGCTTTCTTCTATGCTCTTTATTGCTATTTTATGGTTTACCTGTTACAACGAGGTGATGACTACAGATAAATTTGTTTATCTATTTGGAAGAATTATTCCTGCCCTTTCCTTGATTCTTTCCATGGTCTTTCGCTTTGTGCCAAGATTTGGAGCACAACTTAAGGTGATTCGAAACGGACAGAAAGCAGTTGGCCGTGATATGAGTAATGGAAATTTGCTTCAGAAGATAAAATACGGTATTAAGATATTATCTATATTGGTCACATGGGCACTCGAGAATGCCATAGAAACCTCGGATTCTATGAGAGCCCGCGGATATGGCTTAAAGGGGAGGACTGCATTTTCAATTTTTCGCTTTGATAACCGAGATAAATTGATTACGGCAGTACTTCTGGGACTGATGGGGATATGCGGTGCCGGGTTTGCTCATGGTGCTGCATTTGCACAGTATAATCCTATAATTAAGATGGGGGGGATTCCATTAAAGGGATTCAATCTGATCTGTGATTTATCTTGGGCTTTATTTTGCTTTTTTCCTGCGGCATTGAATCTCTATGAGAATAGAAAGTTTAAAAATCTCGAGAGAAAAGCGAATCAAATGCGAAATCTTCCGTGGTATCTGACAGACCTAAGACAGGAGGGCTAA
- a CDS encoding DUF4430 domain-containing protein, translating to MKGKMGRYFAACLVCILLLSAGCGPTTNSSEIPKLEKEETVKSKSSKNPVESLKKKNELPEGGIVKKAQMETIAGKEGSYEFFSTDQDTGITYTWTYDGKKIQNPIEQNLKVQFPDERVEEIKKAANNATVGLGLTLNKGNLAAPVNLTLLLTEKWDADSVILCKMTDQGPEKMCDVSLDSETNDEKEVTRLSFPVTEMGDTYYLVGGKTKLETEEKDTDKNSTSSNKKSASEEDSQTDRNAISSPEENQQASNGEEENTEMPEHTCTISIECSTILNNWGNLKQSKSSFVPSDGWIMGSTTVEYDPGETVYDVLYRVCRETGIHMDATYTPAYSSYYVRGINQLYEFDCGELSGWMYRVNGWYPNYGCSKYEVSDGDNIEWRYTCDLGRDVGDEYMGD from the coding sequence ATGAAAGGGAAAATGGGCAGATATTTTGCGGCTTGTCTTGTCTGCATATTGCTATTGAGTGCTGGTTGTGGCCCGACAACCAATAGTAGTGAGATTCCGAAATTGGAGAAAGAGGAGACGGTTAAGTCCAAGAGTTCAAAAAATCCTGTAGAAAGTCTGAAGAAAAAGAACGAACTTCCAGAAGGCGGTATTGTCAAAAAGGCACAGATGGAGACAATTGCCGGAAAAGAAGGAAGTTATGAATTTTTTTCAACCGATCAGGATACAGGAATTACCTATACATGGACATACGATGGCAAGAAGATTCAAAATCCCATCGAACAGAATCTGAAGGTTCAGTTTCCCGATGAAAGGGTGGAGGAAATAAAAAAAGCCGCTAACAATGCAACGGTTGGGCTGGGGCTGACGTTGAATAAAGGAAATCTGGCGGCTCCGGTAAACTTGACACTTTTGCTTACAGAAAAGTGGGATGCGGACTCTGTGATCTTATGCAAGATGACGGATCAAGGCCCCGAAAAGATGTGTGATGTTTCTCTGGATTCAGAAACAAACGACGAAAAAGAAGTTACGCGGCTAAGCTTTCCGGTTACAGAGATGGGAGATACTTACTATCTGGTTGGAGGAAAGACAAAGCTTGAGACAGAGGAAAAAGATACCGATAAAAACAGTACTTCGTCCAATAAGAAAAGTGCATCAGAGGAGGACAGCCAGACAGATAGGAACGCAATCTCTTCTCCAGAAGAGAATCAACAGGCATCGAACGGGGAAGAAGAAAATACAGAAATGCCTGAACATACCTGTACCATCTCGATAGAATGTTCCACGATTTTGAATAACTGGGGAAATTTGAAACAGTCAAAGAGCAGTTTCGTACCATCCGACGGTTGGATTATGGGAAGCACAACTGTGGAATATGATCCGGGGGAAACCGTCTACGATGTCCTTTATCGTGTCTGCCGTGAAACCGGAATTCATATGGATGCAACCTATACCCCGGCTTACAGTTCTTATTATGTGAGAGGAATCAATCAGCTCTATGAATTTGACTGCGGAGAGCTCTCCGGCTGGATGTATCGTGTGAACGGCTGGTATCCCAATTATGGGTGTTCCAAGTATGAGGTAAGTGACGGAGATAATATCGAGTGGAGATATACCTGTGATCTCGGACGGGACGTCGGAGATGAGTATATGGGAGATTGA
- a CDS encoding Ig-like domain-containing protein, producing the protein MRKDKMRMKKILAFLLTFLLCFGGGIYDTVPAKAQGESSSVIVSVEKFTLGKGWITEPEVVPLLGEETVSSLLTRYMEQKGYPLIVNTNTSYGWYLSGITRGDAGGDLQIPDLIKEMADKDNKNLTDTLTNKYAPDLNEFSYASADAGTETSGWMYSVNNDFPGTSMESYTLKNKDVLRIQFTLYGTGLDVSGESPGGNVYDRADKSELFTRLAYINQAMDSWLSTEQDQNAYDHAVETAQKLNATQKEVDQACSALPDQAVVWPESILLSDSSLTLYENDPVTALDAKVYPKNTSFPGISWDSSDVEVASVTQKGRITPHKAGTAMITAMTQNGIRESCAVTVIQRPYTSIRLNKTALSMEAGDTYRLEASGTPENATEPLQITWGSSDSSIAEVSGDGVVTAVSQGTVAVTAQQNGTDIQAACQVTVGDAKELALQAQALIEALPKAGTLTIEDVAEVWTAQDSWESLSDTSKSYLDNSKVLEQKLSRCLSVIQTLTKKYENVNRVASLIEKLPSLSALSMTDRKAVEDAADAYDALKTEEKILVDAAYKKRLEKARSRMEEMVTEVKETKELLASIPNPVTLQDTAAVIAPFEKYESLDEIQKEQLSQGLVQRLMDALDTLPFLITEAVNAIDISASVRPESLQIQTFLQAVAAYDELKDSLAVSEETTGQMEQIKTWIGTGIHAKSGVSADSYWYIQTHAREPENLTEVEKALKKKYTNAKAPSEAWEISYTDIRDQSCYKQERNIALTFSCKDLAKMENPQVFYYSGNGLKKLKPQMDLGLGTALVKTNKSGLFVIADVPIPITGLDMKNMCKVTKGSTLALAPKKIPDDATSKVEYVWESSDASIVSVDGKGNVTGKKAGTAVVTASVKGQAKIKAKTKVTVVTTANSLSKSIKEVIKETAAYAKSTDQSPTLGSEWYVISQARNGMDLNDTYFSVYYNHLANYLKQKNGVLSESAYTEYSKVILAVTAIGKDARNVAGYNLFKPLADFEQVKNQGLNGPIWALIALKSYPDYQIPQISGVAEQTTEKKLLDFILGRQLKDGGWALSGRKADSDMTGMALQSLSPFYNKSGYEDVTKAVNQALDCLGSMQTKTGGYITMGVETSESTAQVITALTSLGIDPKKDTRFVKNGAWTVQNLISYHIGGSGFMHVKAGSGNNGGAAAGEVDGLATGQGFYSLVAYQRLLDGKTALYDMSDLAVKPGGTGDGSGTGLEQAEMTMDIVQGGGRNASGDTSGSKSQSPSTASSRTTDGNAVKKPAAAKKNEQEKTAKKKADEKKPWSFDGSDYKPKTKVLAKEKDTKGKENVPAATNAVLRDDKRIFSKAQIPYVLCLVCGCTVVGVCIYFKKRI; encoded by the coding sequence ATGAGAAAAGATAAGATGAGAATGAAGAAAATTCTGGCATTTCTTCTGACATTTCTTCTGTGCTTTGGAGGAGGAATATACGATACAGTTCCTGCCAAGGCACAGGGAGAAAGCTCTTCCGTTATCGTATCCGTGGAAAAATTCACTCTGGGAAAAGGGTGGATTACAGAACCGGAAGTGGTCCCGCTTCTGGGAGAAGAGACTGTGAGCAGTCTCCTTACCCGGTATATGGAACAGAAAGGTTATCCTTTGATCGTGAACACGAACACGAGTTATGGCTGGTATCTTTCAGGAATTACCAGAGGCGATGCCGGGGGAGATTTGCAGATACCAGATCTTATCAAGGAGATGGCAGATAAGGACAATAAAAATTTGACGGATACTCTGACGAATAAATATGCACCGGATCTAAATGAGTTTTCCTATGCCTCCGCAGATGCAGGGACAGAGACTTCCGGATGGATGTACTCTGTAAACAATGACTTTCCGGGAACGAGTATGGAAAGCTATACGCTTAAGAATAAAGATGTCTTACGGATTCAGTTTACACTCTATGGAACCGGTCTGGATGTCAGTGGGGAGAGTCCCGGCGGGAATGTCTATGACAGAGCCGATAAATCAGAACTGTTCACGAGGTTGGCTTATATCAATCAGGCGATGGACAGCTGGCTTTCGACGGAGCAGGATCAGAATGCCTATGACCATGCGGTAGAGACTGCGCAGAAGTTGAATGCAACACAAAAGGAGGTGGATCAGGCCTGCAGTGCCCTGCCGGATCAGGCAGTGGTATGGCCGGAGTCCATCCTGCTTTCGGACAGCAGTCTGACACTCTATGAAAACGATCCGGTGACTGCTCTTGATGCGAAAGTGTATCCAAAGAATACTTCTTTTCCGGGCATATCCTGGGATTCATCCGACGTTGAGGTTGCCAGCGTAACTCAGAAAGGAAGAATTACCCCACATAAAGCAGGAACGGCAATGATCACTGCGATGACACAGAATGGGATTCGTGAGTCTTGTGCCGTGACCGTTATCCAAAGACCGTATACATCAATTCGCTTGAATAAGACAGCACTTTCCATGGAAGCCGGTGATACGTACCGGCTGGAGGCATCCGGAACGCCGGAGAATGCTACTGAGCCTTTACAGATTACATGGGGCAGCTCAGATTCATCCATTGCAGAGGTTTCCGGGGACGGAGTTGTAACTGCGGTTTCGCAAGGGACAGTGGCCGTTACCGCACAGCAGAATGGTACAGATATCCAGGCGGCCTGCCAAGTCACGGTTGGGGATGCAAAGGAGCTTGCACTTCAGGCACAGGCATTAATTGAAGCCCTCCCGAAAGCTGGTACACTTACCATCGAAGATGTCGCTGAGGTCTGGACCGCACAGGATTCCTGGGAGTCTTTAAGTGATACCTCCAAAAGCTATCTGGATAATTCGAAGGTGTTGGAGCAGAAGCTTTCCCGCTGTCTCTCGGTCATACAGACACTGACAAAGAAATATGAAAATGTGAACCGTGTGGCGAGTCTGATTGAAAAGCTTCCCTCCTTATCTGCATTGTCCATGACCGACCGAAAGGCGGTCGAAGATGCGGCAGATGCCTATGATGCACTCAAAACGGAAGAGAAAATCCTTGTGGACGCAGCATACAAGAAAAGATTGGAAAAAGCCAGAAGCCGCATGGAGGAGATGGTGACAGAAGTAAAGGAGACGAAGGAGCTTTTGGCGTCAATTCCAAATCCAGTCACTTTACAGGACACAGCGGCGGTTATCGCTCCGTTTGAGAAGTACGAGTCACTCGATGAGATACAAAAAGAACAACTAAGCCAGGGGCTTGTACAAAGGTTGATGGATGCACTGGATACACTGCCGTTTCTGATTACAGAGGCAGTCAATGCCATAGATATCTCGGCTTCGGTTCGCCCGGAGAGTCTGCAGATCCAGACCTTTTTACAGGCAGTTGCGGCTTACGATGAATTAAAGGATTCCCTGGCAGTCAGTGAAGAGACAACAGGGCAGATGGAGCAGATAAAAACATGGATTGGAACTGGGATTCATGCCAAGAGTGGAGTCTCGGCAGACAGCTATTGGTATATACAGACACATGCCAGGGAACCGGAGAATCTTACAGAGGTAGAAAAGGCGCTGAAAAAGAAATACACAAACGCCAAGGCCCCCTCAGAAGCATGGGAGATCTCTTATACCGACATTCGGGATCAAAGCTGCTACAAGCAGGAGAGAAATATCGCGCTTACGTTTTCCTGCAAAGACCTTGCCAAGATGGAAAATCCACAGGTATTTTATTACAGTGGGAATGGATTAAAAAAATTAAAACCGCAGATGGATCTTGGCCTTGGTACGGCGCTGGTCAAGACAAATAAAAGCGGATTGTTTGTGATTGCCGATGTTCCAATCCCGATCACTGGTCTGGACATGAAAAATATGTGCAAGGTGACCAAGGGAAGTACCCTTGCGCTTGCACCGAAAAAAATCCCTGACGATGCCACGAGCAAGGTGGAATATGTGTGGGAGAGTTCGGATGCATCAATCGTATCGGTAGACGGAAAGGGAAATGTGACGGGAAAAAAAGCCGGAACGGCTGTGGTTACGGCATCTGTAAAAGGTCAGGCAAAGATTAAGGCAAAGACGAAAGTGACTGTCGTTACCACGGCAAATTCTCTGTCAAAATCGATCAAAGAAGTTATCAAAGAGACCGCAGCCTATGCCAAATCGACGGATCAAAGCCCGACATTGGGCAGTGAATGGTATGTGATTTCCCAGGCAAGGAATGGAATGGATTTGAACGACACGTATTTTTCGGTTTATTATAATCATCTTGCCAATTATCTGAAACAGAAAAATGGTGTTCTCAGTGAATCGGCGTATACAGAATATTCGAAAGTCATCCTTGCGGTTACTGCTATCGGAAAAGATGCAAGAAATGTCGCAGGGTATAATCTGTTCAAACCACTGGCTGATTTTGAACAAGTCAAGAATCAAGGGTTGAACGGTCCAATATGGGCACTGATTGCACTGAAATCATACCCGGACTATCAGATTCCACAGATATCTGGTGTTGCCGAGCAGACAACGGAAAAGAAGTTGTTGGATTTTATTCTGGGCAGGCAGTTGAAGGATGGAGGATGGGCCTTATCCGGCAGAAAAGCAGATTCCGATATGACCGGAATGGCGCTGCAGTCCTTATCTCCGTTTTATAACAAATCCGGTTATGAAGATGTGACAAAAGCAGTAAATCAAGCGTTGGATTGTCTGGGCAGTATGCAGACGAAAACCGGCGGATACATCACGATGGGCGTGGAAACTTCGGAGTCGACGGCACAGGTCATTACTGCTCTTACATCGCTTGGAATTGATCCCAAAAAAGATACCAGATTTGTCAAAAATGGCGCATGGACGGTACAAAACTTGATTTCATACCATATTGGCGGAAGCGGATTCATGCATGTAAAAGCAGGAAGTGGCAATAACGGCGGAGCTGCTGCAGGAGAAGTAGATGGTCTTGCTACCGGTCAGGGTTTTTATTCTCTGGTGGCCTACCAAAGGCTATTGGACGGAAAAACAGCACTCTATGACATGTCGGATTTGGCGGTGAAGCCGGGCGGAACCGGTGACGGAAGCGGTACAGGCTTGGAACAGGCAGAAATGACTATGGATATAGTGCAAGGAGGTGGACGTAATGCATCCGGTGACACTTCCGGAAGCAAATCCCAGTCACCATCCACTGCAAGTTCTCGCACGACAGACGGAAATGCTGTCAAAAAGCCGGCAGCGGCAAAAAAGAATGAACAAGAGAAAACTGCCAAAAAGAAAGCGGATGAAAAAAAACCATGGAGTTTTGATGGCTCCGACTATAAACCGAAAACGAAAGTGCTTGCAAAAGAGAAGGATACCAAAGGGAAAGAAAATGTTCCGGCAGCGACAAATGCAGTCCTCAGGGACGATAAGCGCATATTTTCAAAAGCTCAAATCCCATATGTACTGTGTCTAGTTTGTGGCTGTACGGTAGTAGGTGTATGTATATATTTCAAAAAAAGGATTTAA